The Falco peregrinus isolate bFalPer1 chromosome 1, bFalPer1.pri, whole genome shotgun sequence genome has a window encoding:
- the BBIP1 gene encoding BBSome-interacting protein 1, translating to MPEGKAAFREVLPKQGQLSVEDTAGMVLCKPKVLPLKSVSLEKLEKLQRAALEAARPEGAAPQPQP from the exons ATGCCGGAGGGGAAGGCAGCGTTCCGGGAGGTGCTACCCAAGCAAG GGCAGCTGTCGGTGGAGGACACGGCCGGCATGGTGCTGTGCAAGCCCAAGGTGCTGCCCCTCAAGTCGGTGTCGctggagaagctggagaagctgcagcGGGCGGCGCTCGAGGCGGCGCGGCCGGAGGGGGCAGCGCCGCAGCCACAGCCCTAG